DNA sequence from the Rattus rattus isolate New Zealand chromosome 2, Rrattus_CSIRO_v1, whole genome shotgun sequence genome:
ACCTAGAGATGCCTCCATGTTTTGAGAACCCCAGCCTCTACAGGCAAGCTGGGGGCCACGGGAAGTCACAGACTTCAAATAAAGAAGTAGCCTGGGAAATAGACTCTGGGCTTCTAGAGATCAAGTGGGTGGTCACAGCCTCTTCTTGATGCGTGTGGCCACCCGTATTTCACCCTGAGTCTTGGGGAGGTTTCACCTGGAGACCAGCACACCCCAGCCATAGACAGCTCCCCACTCCCAGAGTTGCTGTGCAGCTCCCAGCAGGATGAAGGCCTAGGTAGACAGTGGTGGTCCCGGCAGAAGGACAAAAGGACGGGTTAGGTGTACACACGTTTGTGTGAATGAGAGAGCCTATGGTCGCCTGGAGGCTGAGCCCATGGATTTGAgtgtctgcctggctctgccaTGGCCTCACCGACAGGAAGGCATGCACGATGTCAGCCTTGATGGAGCTCAGGGGCTTGTCCTTGATCACCACAAAGATCTGTTCCTCCTTTTCCAGGTTGATGAAGTTCCCGAACCATGATTTCTTGGCCAGCCTAGGCAGAGCAGAGGCTGTCATGATGGGGATGTGATGCCTGGTCCACTTCTGTAACCTCCACAGGGGCTGGGACCATAGAGCCCTTACTACAGAGCAGTGTTCCCCACATCCCAGACCAGCCATGCAGCCCTTATGCTAACCTTACCACACCCACTCCCCTAACTCCATAATCCAACCCTAAGGGTGATCCCCAACTCTAAACTCGCCCCACAAACAAGATAAAACCTAACCAAATACCTCTTACTGTAACCATAAACCAAAAGACTTAACCCTAACCAAACTTCTCTAACCATAACCTCTAACATTACCCTAACATTCATAAACTTAGACCTATATCCCTAGCCTGAACCCTATGTCACTAACCTATACCCCATGTCTTTAACATGAACCCCTTGTCCCAACCTTCACTGTACAACCCTAATCCCAATCCTATGTCCTTAACAATAAATTTCACCACAACACACTCCCATCTGCAAGTCCTTGACTTTCACTGGATGTCTGAGAGCCACTTTCTAGACATTTCATTGTGTAGGACGGGGCAGGACAGAGTGTCTTAAGTCTCAGCTTCTATTTGGGTCCCTACATTTTGGGGAAGCTCACTCTACACCTTACTGGAAGAAATGTTCCCAGACAACCAGAAGCTGGTGTATGCTAGAGTCTGATATCAAGTAAAGGTTATGTGGCTCTACACCAGCTAGTAAGATCCCTGGCAGACCTGCAGGGTCAGTTAGGGAAGGCCTGCCCAGAGCTTCAACAGCCGCAGCCTCACTCAGGCCTGCCACACATTATGCACCCACCACAGGACTAGTTTTCTTCCCATGATAGCTTGACATCATGCTTGGCCATTACTCTACTGCTGCCCAGAGGGCCTCAGCTGTCTGGCCAGATGACACCAGTAGAACACAAGTTCCACTGCAACACTCCTCACTGCATATACCATCTCCTGAGTTGTGGATACTGTACTCTAAAGTAGAACCTCCTGCCGGTCCAGTGGGATGGAAGGCAGACAAGCTTCCCAGCCTCACTGTGGAGCTCCACCTATTCCCTTCTAGACATGTGCATAGCGTGAGCTCTTGCCACCTTTGCTGACGGGATTCCCGAAGAGCTGCAGAGGCCCCAACCTAACCCAACTGCAGGACTACTTTTCTTCCCATGATAGCTTGACAATTGGCAATTGGAAGAGATTCTTTCCTAGCCCTAGAGACCACAACGCAGAATACTCAGTGAAGTCATTGCTAGATGTCTGTTCAAGAGACCCTAGGGGAGGCTAAGCTGAAGGCTGTCTTGTGGCAACTCCCAGTCAACATGGCTAGGCAGACTTCCAGCTGCCTGGTGTAAGTACAATGGGGGCATAGCTAGCCCTTCAATCAGATGCATCCCTGCACCAGGGACTTGGGCTATAAACTGAGGGAAGTGGCAACAACAGCCACACTGGTGCTCAGGGATAGGGTTGGCATGTGGCCAGCATGAATGAGAGTATCTGTGCTGGGCAGCACTAAGCCACTGTTAATTTAGGCTGTATGAAGGGTTTCCTGGTTGTGACTTCCCCcttgttcatttctggttcttttgCTTCTGTGGCTGACACAGCCCCCAGCCCTTCTGTGCTCCTGTTGTAAgctctgtcctgtcctgtgtGTACAGGTCCCTGATATAGGCCCTTGTCCCACCTGTACCCAAGGCCCATGCCTGGACCTGGAGACCAGCAATGCTCAGGATATTTCGAAGCAGACAAGTGGTTCTAGAAAACATAGTTTCTGGCTGAAAATCACAAGTGCAAGCAGTCACACTTAGCTGGTATGGCATGTGAGACATGGCCATATCTAACAGAAGCTGTATGATCAGAGGGGATTGTGTAGCACAGGGTGACACAGTCCATGCTAGAGCTCTGGTATCCATTGTTCTGGGCCCAAGTACTAGCCTGGGCACACAAAATTCTTGGTGTGGGCCATAAAGGCGCATGAGAAAAGGACATAGGTCAGTAGGCAAAACATGTTCAGCTTAGTGGGCCCCAGTTAACAGCTGAAGGCGTAAGGGGGAGGGTTGAACTCTACAGACTGCTATAGTTCCCATGGCTTCTAGCCAGCTGGCCTGACATAGTAGACAACCAAGCAAGCCGGTTCCTGGTTATGGTTCTTTGGAGGCTATGACCAATGAGGGGCTTATGACAGAAGATGAGGGTGTAAAGCTTTCCTGAGCCAGTATGCAGGGCTTGGGGGATGGGAAATAAAGTCTCTAAAGGTCTTGATCAAGGAGGAGGAAACCAAAGGCCTTTCTCAAGCTactgttaccaaaaaaaaaaaaaaaaaaaaaaagtattaataaaTGGATCTCTAAAACCTTTTATTAGAGCAACATAAAGGCCTAACCTAGTCCAGAATAGTCATATGTCCCCAGAGCCTCAGGGCAGTTATGGTGAGCTTaggcctctgacctctgcctggaCCAAAGCACAGCAAGTGCGTCTGCTAGCACAGAGCAACCGAAACCCCTTACTAAGTTGCCGGCAACAGCTGAGGCCTCTCCTCTTGTCTGGCCACAGAGTAAGGTCACCCAGCTACAGTGATGCAATCAGTGGTCTTTGCTAGTGctttccctgcccccagccccagtCATATGGCATTTTCCTACCTTCACACCAGTAGCTACCAAGAAAGTAACTACTGAGAGGCCACTGTGGAAGATACAGAGAAGCCACATATACAGATATGCAGCATCTGCAGGGCAGGTCCACTGGGTCCACTTGCATTCCCTTCCCTACAGCTGAAGGCTAGGGAATCCTAGAACAATTCTAGGACAATCCCTGGGCCCTCTATCTTCAGgctgtctttcttcctcagcaCAACCCTGTTTCTCCTCATGTCCAAACCCTCCCTGTGATCCCTTAGACTCCTGGGAAGCCCAGAGTACACCTACGTGTCCCCAGCCAACTTTAGAGTCCTCTGAGCAGAGTCAGGACCTGTTCCACCACTGGTATTTCTCATGTGGACAGGACCTAAAGTTCATAAAGACTCATGGGCTGAGTCAGGCCCAAGGAGTTCAGGTCAGGGACCAAAAGCCCTCAGGTGGTTATCCCCTGCCTGATGGCAAAGATCCTAGGTCCCTCTCTCACCAGCCTCATGCAAAGCCACTTACTCTGGAGAAGATTCTGGGGTCAGGTTGGACATCTCCTCTGGCGTGGGAACTGTGCACAGGAAGGGACAAAGGCAAGGTTGGTGAGTGCTGCAGGTTTGAGTCTCAGGACCATGTCcattcctccccaaccccatcctggCTCAGGGTGCTGTCCATGCTGTGGTGCTGAAACACCATTGTGCTTCTCCAGGCCCCAGATGAGCAGAGGCACTGGCCCCAGCACAGCCCAAGACCTGTAGGCTTCCTGACCACCCAACAGGCCTCACTGAGCATAGCTGCTGCCTAGAAGACAATAGAACAATTCTGGGACAAGAGGGTACAGGGCAGGCTCAGAGGCCAGTGCTTGTGGAGAGGCTCACAGACCCGCCAACTGTTGGCATGTCCCATCTGAGCAGTACAGTACCCACCCCCTCTACAGATTCCACCACCTACCCAGCCCCACACTACTGCTAACCTTGCAGTTTCCGGCGGTGGAAGCGAGGTGAGCCCAGGAAGCTGTTCTTGATGGAGTTGAGTCGTGTTCGCCAGGGCACTCCTCCAACACTAGGGCTGGACGGTGGTGTGGGGTTGGGTGTGCCAGCTGGGCTCTCCTTTGGCGTGTGAACAGGCGTCCCTTTGGGGGTAGGAAGGGGACTACCCcttggtgaggggtgaggggtcaCCTGTATGGTGGGGACAGATTTGGTGTTTGGTTCAGTCCCAGTTGGCAGGAGCCGGGCAGGGGCCGGCAGGGTGGGTGGCCCAGGGGACAGGGCCAGTGGAGTGCCAAGGCTGGCTCCAGGAGGCTGGGTCTGAGTGCAGGCTGGGAGCGGGTTGGACTTGGTGCCCTGCAGCGGCTTGTCAGTCAGCTTGGCCTTGCACGGCAAGGTCTGAGTCTTGGGGTTGGGCCGCAGGGCGGCCTGTGGAGAGAGGATGTGTCCTGGCCGAGAGGTGCTCCGACAAGCTTCCGGCTCCAAGGAGGTGGCCAGGGGGCAAGCCACATAGGGGAGCTCAGGGGGCAGAGGGGGCAGGACAAACTTCCTAACAGGCTACAGTGACGCAGAGTGACGTCAGGAGGGGTGACCGCGAAGTGGAGCCcatgcccacccacccacatgcacacacagcaacCAGGATCAGCAATAGCATTCAAGCAGGAAACCCAACCAGGACCAGAGAGGAGGGACAGACAAGGGAAggtttgccaaaaaaaaaaaaaaaaaaaaaaaaaaaaaaaaaaaaaccccaaaaaaaaaaaaacaaaccacacaacaacaacaataaaacaagtgacataCAAGAAAAcggacaacacaaaacaaaagaacatgcagTTAGCCAGAGCCCAGCAGCAgagcagcagccaggaggagccCACAAAGGAAGCCTGTGTGCAAGGCAGAGGTGGGGCTTTTTCCCAGTCTGTGGAGGCCCTGCTCCCCATCCCCAGGCCCTCTAACTATAATCCCTTTTTATTTCATGAGGCTAGTCCTGTAGCCTAAGGCTTAGGTGGGGTGGTCACTCACCCGAGGACTGCTGAGTGGACTCGTAGAAAGGCCTGAGGAGGCACCACTGATGGATCGAGATCTGGGGGAAGAAAGCAGAGTGTCTGTCAGTTCAGCAGGAGAGAGCTCCCGGTTCCTGCCCCCTAGTTGGCTTTTCTAGGAAGCCTGGGGtcctgacccagagctccaaggcTTCTACCATGCCGAGGAAGGTCTCTAGAGGCACAGCTGTGTCCGGGGCCATCCTGCTGGCCTTGGCTGTCACCACCCAGTATGTATCCAAGGTCCCTAAGGCTCCTCCACACACAGAGGAGCCACCCACCATACACCCCAGACCAGGCACAGGAAATGTACTAAGGGGCTCTCAACAAAGTCCACAGATACTGTGGACAGAGATGCAAGGACACGGTGGGGGATTCCTGTTAACTAGATCCAGCCTCATGCATTCCACGACCCTGGCACCCAAGACCAGCCTCTCCAGGGCTGTACTATACAGCATTCAGTATATGGTTCACTACATGGGTACTTGCCAAGTCCTTTCACATCCGCAGCCACCTATGAGAGAAGCCCAGGGCCAGCCCACAGCCTTCATCTTAACCCACTATTGCCCCATTGGGCTGAAGACCTAGCCTGCAAGTAGCTGGAAGCAGGTACTAGCTCAGTGTGTGTTTACAACATGGTGAACAGCTAGCTGCCCTGCAGGTCTGAGACCAGGCCTTCCATCTAGCTCACCGTGAGAATGGACACAAAAACTCAAGTTCACCCCTGGCTGTGGGACCTGCCATCTTTGTGGGGAAAAGCGGGGGTAGGGTGCAGCCACGGGACAAAAGAGGATAAAAGAGCATTAGACCCGCTCGCACTGCCCTGGCCTGCCCACACTAATTAGACCGTACACAGTGGGCTTCTGTTCCCATCCAGGTAACACCAATCCTTATTAGCTCCTCGCCAGCTCCTAGAGCACCTGTGAGCAGAGCCCTGTCTCCGTGACTTCCAAGCCTCTCCACTTACTGCTAAAGGAGCCTGGGGAACAATGGAGACCTGTGGCCAGGGCAGCATGCCTTAGTCAGGGTAGTAACGGGGCTCCCCACTGGAACAAAGGTCCAGGTGTACAGCTAGGAGCCGGTCCCTgagaagatggagatggggatggagatACCCGAGGCCAGGGAAGAGGGGATGCAGCCACAAGCGGTGAAGCCTAGCCTAGGCCTTTGATTCCACCATGCCAGACAGGAACACATTGCTGGGcacaagggaagaagaagggaaactgaggcataagCATAGGAGCCACATCAACTTCTCCGTTTAGCAATGCTGGAATTGAGCTGCAATTTGTCCAAAGTAGAAAAGATGACTCCAGCCCTGAGGGAGGTCAATAGGCAAGAGGCAAGCAGGAAAGGGCACAGGCAGGCACAGGGGCAGTATGCAGCTCAACAGGGTGTGGCCTAGCCAATCAGCAGCAAGAGTGGGCAGTAGCTGTTACTGGCCTGCTGCCACCTGCCAGGGGCATGGAATACTTAGCCACTTCATCTAAACTGGCCAGCCCTTGTGGGAACAGCACCCAAGGCCATCTGGACAAATGAGTGGCAGGAGGTGGCAGGCCTGCAACCATAAGGTAGGTCTGTGCAGGATGCAGGGCAGTGCTCCTGTCCTGGGCCTATGTGAGTAAGCCTTGAGTATGCGGGCCTCTGGCTTGGGCTGGCCATGGGCCTTGCCCCAGCAACCCCACCCTTCCCTGTATCCTTACAGCTGCCCAGGTCAGACTCTTCCCTGGTCTGCTAAAGTGCGAGTCCCAGAAAGGAGAGGTGAAGTGTCTGTCAGTGAGCCCTGCCTGCAGCCCCGCCTCTTCTGCCCGACTCAGGCAGGAGCCCTGCATCTAGGGCTGGGAGGACAGATTGGATGGGCAGGGTGTATACCTGTCTTCTTTGCTGAATTGGGGATGGGCTTCAGCGATATCCAGGCTTTTACTGAACACTGCTTTACTACAGCAGGAACAAAGCGAGAAAACAGAGTTACTGCCCCGGCCACACGCACGCAGGTCAGCTGCTGGGCCATGTGCTGCCTGACCACACCGAGCAAGCCCTCCAAGCATGGCCCACCAACCCCAGGCCAGGGtacagagatgaagagagaggaaggggacagaAGCCACAGCACAGCCTGCCCTGGGTGACCTTCCGGATAGAGAGGTAGCCAAGCTTAGAGATGTCTAGACTCACCACCAGCCACAGGATCTCTTGTCCCCACCAGTGGTCCCATCAGAGGCCAGTGTCAGGGGGCAAAACCAGAGCAGAAGCAGGCTAGATGTGCCAGGACAAAGGGCCTTGCAGATTCCCTTGGAGACAGCCGCCATCCCACATATGGGCCCACCCTGCAGCACATAGGCCTGGAAGCTGTATTAGAAACCAGGAAGCTCAGAGCTGAGCACTGACCCTTAGCTATCCTTTGGGGTTCAAGAGAGGCCAAGGAAAGGCAATCATCTCTTGAGTGCATGATGCACACTAGAGCTACTGGGAGAGTTCTGCTGAGGTGAAGCATATCCACAAGAGGCGGAATCCAGGAAAAGGATTAGGTAAGAACATGGCCAAGGGGGACCCTTGCTGTCCCGCCTTGTTGCCAGAAGCCAAGGGATTGTGAGCCATGGCTGGCTAGAAAGTTGAAAGAAGTTTCTCAAGGAGTGAAACTTTGAGGCTGGAACATGTGCTAGCCTGGATCCATGGGGAGGACCTAGTAGGTCAGAAATACCAGCACACTAAAGTTAAAGCAGAGGAAGTGTTATCTTGATGACTACCTAGCCATGACATGACTCCCAGTTACTGACAAATTCAGGGGCAGACCTGGCCTGCTTCAGCATCCAAGCTCCCAGCAGCAAGAATGAGCAGTGGGTGCTTCAGGCAGAGTACAGTGCTGACACTGCTGGCAAGGCCCGTGGGATCTCCCAGCTTAGGTCTGTTTACAGATGACCAAGACCCCTGCCTGTTAGGGAGCTCCAGTCAGCCAGGGCAGGCTCTGCAGGCTCTAAGTGCCCTTTCTACTCAGCACTCTCCTGAATTGTATATCCTGCCCACAATGCTGCTACTGGGTACCTGGAGATGCCCAAGCACCAGGGAGGGATGAGCTTGCTGGGCAGGGGTCTCTGAACAAAGCTGTACCACACTACAGTCCAGCTCAATCCAGATCAAAGACAGCAAAGCACCAGGAAGGGACAAACCTGATGAGTGAGGGGCTCTGAACACAGCTGCACCATATCACAGCCCAGCTCAATCAAGAACAGAGCAGCCAGGCACAGCTTAGCCCAGCCTAGTCCAGTCCATCCCACTTCAGCTCAGCCTAGTTCAATCTGGTCAAGTCCTGTGTAGTTCAGTCTTGCCCAACTTAACCCAGCCCAGTTTATAAAACCCAGGCTGGACCAGCTCAGTCCAGGCAAGCTCAGCATAGACCAGTTCATTCCAGTCTAGTACAGCTAGATAAGTAGAACTAGCCCAGATAAGGCCATCCAGTCCAGTTTAATGTAGGACAGTCCAGCCAGACCATATGATTAGTTCAGTCCAGCCCAGCCTAGATTAATCCAGGCCAGCACAGCTCAGTCTAGTTCATCCCAGCTCACCCTGGTCTATTTCAGTTCTGTCCAGCCAGTGTGGCTCAAACCAATACAACTAGTCAAGTCCAGCCAACCCCAAGTCAGGTAAATACTGTCCAGTGTAGCCTAATCTAGCCTAATCCAGTCGTCCCCCCCCCTTCTCAAGCCCAGCTCAATCAGCTCAGTATAGTGCAGCCCAACTCAGCCCATGCAGCCAGCCAGCATGCTTAGCATAGTGAACTCCAGCCCAGTCCAGTGACCTCAGTCCAGATCCCACGTGCAGTGGGCCGAGACAAGCAAGGTCAGGCTAAAGGAAGTAGACTGAGGACCTGATGTTGCCCTGACCTGGGCAACAGGAGGGAGGCTTGGGCTCCCAGGGCAGACACATACCTCTGGCCATGTTGGGCCATCTCAATGGCTCTCCGTGCAGGCACTGGGGAGCCGCCATCTGTCACACTGAGCACCTCCATGGACTTGCGCTCAGGTCGCCTCTTGCCATGCCGGTTCAGCATCGGGGAGTCCACGCGCTTCCGGGGAGGGTCTGTGTGAAGACTGGAGTCAGACTGGGCCAAGAGCCAAAaatgggggatggggtagggtgggAGCTTTGTACCTATCTCATTCCTGGGGGGCAGGTCCTCATCCTCATGGCTGGGGTACCGTTCTTTCCGGTCCAGGAGGAGGAAATAAATCATCTTTTCCTGATTCTCCCTGCAGCAGGTGAGAAGTGCCAAGGAAGGTATGTGGTGACATGGGTGCCTGACAGTAGCCTTGCAGGACTCTACTCTGGCTATGGCCACCTACCTTAGAGGATCCACAGGGACCAACAAGGATGCCCCCTAGAGCAGCTAGACCTTGGGACATGGAACCCAATGACTAAAGcactcctaccccaccccaacATACTCCTCAGATAGCAGGTCCTGCAGCAGCTTGTTGCGGTCTCGGAAGCAGCCCAGTGAATGCATGCTATCCAGTACGTCAGGGTCAATGTCTTCCAGGCTGGGCAGTGAGCGGATCTGCACCTTGCGTGGGATGGGCTGTTCTGGCTCTGGCTCATTCTTGCCACCTCTGTGGATGACAGGGTACCCAGCAGCAGTCACTCATTTCTGGCCTATCCTGAAAACATTCCACCCACCCTGAGGTGGCCAGGAGGGTGGGAGATCTACCCTTACGTTAGCCCAGGTCCTGATGCTAACCCTGCACCCTGCCCTGCAAACCTCCTGCATCCTGTAACAGCtcagggaggtggagagagagaggctagggCAGCCCGGAGCTGGCTGGCACCCTCCCCCCTTCCTAGCAGGCCTTGCAGGCCACAGCAACAGGCAAAGCAGGCGTTAGTGGGCAGAGAAGCTACTTACatataccatatgtgtttctGAATGTGCTCTAGctacaaggaaagagaaacaggggTTAGTACCAGGGGGAGCCCACGTTAGGAGGTGGGGGCTAGAATGGGAGAacaggagaaggcagggcaggggcTGCGTTCTCAGAGGCCCAGGCCAGCACCCCtactcctgcccccaccccagatGCAGAGGAAGTAAAGCCAGGGAAGGAGTTGGGTGGGGGGACAGGGGTCCACGGAAAAGAGAGGCAAGGAAGCAAGCAGCGCCGTGGGGCACCTGTCCTGCCTGGTTGGACCCTCCCAGATTAGAGGGCATTATGTGAGGAACCAGTCCAGGAAGCAAAGCCAGGCggctgggaggggctgggtgCAGATGTGGGCAGGAGGCTGGGGTAGCCCATTACACCTTTCTCTCCATCCTGACTCAGAGACAGGGATAACTTGCTTTGTGGGAGAGAGCAGGTGGTATCTCTTCTAGAAAAGGCCAGCCCACCAGGCATCCTGCTTCTTTTATATGGGCAGATGTTGTGTGGCTCAAAACAAGCTGCTGGGGCTTCCTTCACCTACCCCATAGCTGATGGAGCTGTGAGCCTCACGTCGCCAGGAGGCACACCACAAGGATGTCAGAGGGGCAAGATGGCAGCAAAGGAGGGGCAGGCCTTCCAGGGCTTACCTGAACCAACCACTCGGGGCTGCTACCTACCATACCTGTGCCCCTAAAATTTGGGCACAGGGTCCCTGTGCCTGGGCATACATGCAATTATGTgcagatatctctctctctcacactctctctctctctctctctctctctctctctctctctctctctctctctctctcacacacacacacacacacacacagctgcacacagcCACATATATGCACTATGCACATCTATGTCTACATACTGCTATGTGTAGGTGGGGCACACCTACAGACACCCTACACACAGCTGGGGACAGGCTTCCCAAGCTGAGCATATACCATACCTCACAGTCTATCGCCACAGCCCCTGAcacgcgtgtgcgcgcgcgcgcgcgcacacacacacacacacacacacacacacacacacacacacgcataggtaacacacacgtgcactcaccTTCCATGTAGTTGTGCACATTTTCCCCACAGTTGGGCACATACTCTCCCTGCACATACCTGGGCACATGTGGTGGCCCACGCAGACCCACACTTGAGCTCATCTCTCTggtacaacacagacacacattgatATACATGTGGTATGCCGGAAGCACACACTCAAGACACAGGCGGGAAGCCCCACCCTTAGGGGCATTTTCTCCTTAGAGTGCCCAGGAACAAGTGCCAGACACGGAAGCTTAAGACTCCACCAGTACAGAACTGTCTGAGGAAGGGACAGGCCCAAGAAATGGTGTGAGGGACAAAAACAATGCACAAGGGCCTGGCTCCCCATGGGCACTCAAGTTCTGAATGGAACAGAGGGGTAGACAGGACGCACCGTGAGGCGCCGAGCTGCATCCACCTCAATCATGCCACGCAGGAGGCTCTGGCAGTCTGGTGGGATGAAGTGTGGCATGTGGAACACACCACGCTTGACCTTCTCCAGCAACTGCCGCAGGTTGTCATCATCAAACGGCAGAGCCCCCTGTGGGTACACAGGACAGCACTCGTCATGGGTAGCAGCataaggggagggaagggggagagaatgtGGGGAGATAGGGGAATGGAACAAAAAGGTGAGGCGGGTGGGGCTCACCACCAGCAAGGCGAACAGGATCACACCACAGCTCCACACATCTGCCTTGCGGCCATCATACTTCTCGCCCTGTGGGAGGAGGGCAATGCCAGATGTTGGCAGTGTGCAGGGTACGGGTATCTAGTAGGGGAGTGGGTCTGAGGGAAGGCAACTGAGCTGTACCAGCGGTAGCAGGATGAGGGGTCCTTCCACCACAGGGCCCCCAGTGACTGCTTACCCGAATCACTTCCGGACAGGCATAGTGTGGAGATCTATGGGCAAAACAGCAGGTCAGGGGGCAGGAGGCCAGGGCGCATAGCCCAGACCCTTACACCCTCCCTGAGGCTTTCTCCATGAGCTCTGCCCTAGGAAGCCTGCATACGAGGTTCACAGGCCATGGCTGGGCTGGTTCCAGGGGGCTGAATGGCTTTGAGACTAAGTCCTCCCAACCTAACTGTCCTGGATGTTCTGATAGTGGATGGAGGTTTGGAGCCTGGGAACTGCTCTGCTTAGACCTGGCTGCCCATCTGCCAGACCCAGGAGAAAAGGCTCAGTGAAACTGTCCCCTGGCTCCCTCCGCTGAAGGAAGATGCCCGACAAAGCGTCCCCACATGCTTACTGTGAGGACAGGAGTCCTGCCTTCTGACCCCAGTCTAGCTCCAGTGCTACAACAGCAGGTACATGGGCTCCCACCACA
Encoded proteins:
- the Brsk2 gene encoding serine/threonine-protein kinase BRSK2 isoform X12 translates to MTSTGKDGGGAQHAQYVGPYRLEKTLGKGQTGLVKLGIHCVTCQKVAIKIVNREKLSESVLMKVEREIAILKLIEHPHVLKLHDVYENKKYLYLVLEHVSGGELFDYLVKKGRLTPKEARKFFRQIISALDFCHSHSICHRDLKPENLLLDERNNIRIADFGMASLQVGDSLLETSCGSPHYACPEVIRGEKYDGRKADVWSCGVILFALLVGALPFDDDNLRQLLEKVKRGVFHMPHFIPPDCQSLLRGMIEVDAARRLTLEHIQKHIWYIGGKNEPEPEQPIPRKVQIRSLPSLEDIDPDVLDSMHSLGCFRDRNKLLQDLLSEEENQEKMIYFLLLDRKERYPSHEDEDLPPRNEIDPPRKRVDSPMLNRHGKRRPERKSMEVLSVTDGGSPVPARRAIEMAQHGQRSRSISGASSGLSTSPLSSPRVTPHPSPRGSPLPTPKGTPVHTPKESPAGTPNPTPPSSPSVGGVPWRTRLNSIKNSFLGSPRFHRRKLQVPTPEEMSNLTPESSPELAKKSWFGNFINLEKEEQIFVVIKDKPLSSIKADIVHAFLSIPSLSHSVISQTSFRAEYKATGGPAVFQKPVKFQVDITYTEGGEAQKENGIYSVTFTLLSGPSRRFKRVVETIQAQLLSTHDQPSAQHLSDTTNCMEVMTGRLSKCGIIPKS
- the Brsk2 gene encoding serine/threonine-protein kinase BRSK2 isoform X3, with the protein product MTSTGKDGGGAQHAQYVGPYRLEKTLGKGQTGLVKLGIHCVTCQKVAIKIVNREKLSESVLMKVEREIAILKLIEHPHVLKLHDVYENKKYLYLVLEHVSGGELFDYLVKKGRLTPKEARKFFRQIISALDFCHSHSICHRDLKPENLLLDERNNIRIADFGMASLQVGDSLLETSCGSPHYACPEVIRGEKYDGRKADVWSCGVILFALLVGALPFDDDNLRQLLEKVKRGVFHMPHFIPPDCQSLLRGMIEVDAARRLTLEHIQKHIWYIGGKNEPEPEQPIPRKVQIRSLPSLEDIDPDVLDSMHSLGCFRDRNKLLQDLLSEEENQEKMIYFLLLDRKERYPSHEDEDLPPRNEIDPPRKRVDSPMLNRHGKRRPERKSMEVLSVTDGGSPVPARRAIEMAQHGQRSRSISGASSGLSTSPLSSPRVTPHPSPRGSPLPTPKGTPVHTPKESPAGTPNPTPPSSPSVGGVPWRTRLNSIKNSFLGSPRFHRRKLQVPTPEEMSNLTPESSPELAKKSWFGNFINLEKEEQIFVVIKDKPLSSIKADIVHAFLSIPSLSHSVISQTSFRAEYKATGGPAVFQKPVKFQVDITYTEGGEAQKENGIYSVTFTLLSGPSRRFKRVVETIQAQLLSTHDQPSAQHLSDTTNCMEVMTGRLSKCGTPLSNFFDVIKQLFSDEKNGQAAQAPSTPAKRSAHGPLGDSAAAGPGGDTEYPMGKDMAKMGPPAARREQP
- the Brsk2 gene encoding serine/threonine-protein kinase BRSK2 isoform X2, which produces MTSTGKDGGGAQHAQYVGPYRLEKTLGKGQTGLVKLGIHCVTCQKVAIKIVNREKLSESVLMKVEREIAILKLIEHPHVLKLHDVYENKKYLYLVLEHVSGGELFDYLVKKGRLTPKEARKFFRQIISALDFCHSHSICHRDLKPENLLLDERNNIRIADFGMASLQVGDSLLETSCGSPHYACPEVIRGEKYDGRKADVWSCGVILFALLVGALPFDDDNLRQLLEKVKRGVFHMPHFIPPDCQSLLRGMIEVDAARRLTLEHIQKHIWYIGGKNEPEPEQPIPRKVQIRSLPSLEDIDPDVLDSMHSLGCFRDRNKLLQDLLSEEENQEKMIYFLLLDRKERYPSHEDEDLPPRNEIDPPRKRVDSPMLNRHGKRRPERKSMEVLSVTDGGSPVPARRAIEMAQHGQSKAVFSKSLDIAEAHPQFSKEDRSRSISGASSGLSTSPLSSPRVTPHPSPRGSPLPTPKGTPVHTPKESPAGTPNPTPPSSPSVGGVPWRTRLNSIKNSFLGSPRFHRRKLQVPTPEEMSNLTPESSPELAKKSWFGNFINLEKEEQIFVVIKDKPLSSIKADIVHAFLSIPSLSHSVISQTSFRAEYKATGGPAVFQKPVKFQVDITYTEGGEAQKENGIYSVTFTLLSGPSRRFKRVVETIQAQLLSTHDQPSAQHLSDTTNCMEVMTGRLSKCDEKNGQAAQAPSTPAKRSAHGPLGDSAAAGPGGDTEYPMGKDMAKMGPPAARREQP
- the Brsk2 gene encoding serine/threonine-protein kinase BRSK2 isoform X1 — protein: MTSTGKDGGGAQHAQYVGPYRLEKTLGKGQTGLVKLGIHCVTCQKVAIKIVNREKLSESVLMKVEREIAILKLIEHPHVLKLHDVYENKKYLYLVLEHVSGGELFDYLVKKGRLTPKEARKFFRQIISALDFCHSHSICHRDLKPENLLLDERNNIRIADFGMASLQVGDSLLETSCGSPHYACPEVIRGEKYDGRKADVWSCGVILFALLVGALPFDDDNLRQLLEKVKRGVFHMPHFIPPDCQSLLRGMIEVDAARRLTLEHIQKHIWYIGGKNEPEPEQPIPRKVQIRSLPSLEDIDPDVLDSMHSLGCFRDRNKLLQDLLSEEENQEKMIYFLLLDRKERYPSHEDEDLPPRNEIDPPRKRVDSPMLNRHGKRRPERKSMEVLSVTDGGSPVPARRAIEMAQHGQSKAVFSKSLDIAEAHPQFSKEDRSRSISGASSGLSTSPLSSPRVTPHPSPRGSPLPTPKGTPVHTPKESPAGTPNPTPPSSPSVGGVPWRTRLNSIKNSFLGSPRFHRRKLQVPTPEEMSNLTPESSPELAKKSWFGNFINLEKEEQIFVVIKDKPLSSIKADIVHAFLSIPSLSHSVISQTSFRAEYKATGGPAVFQKPVKFQVDITYTEGGEAQKENGIYSVTFTLLSGPSRRFKRVVETIQAQLLSTHDQPSAQHLSDTTNCMEVMTGRLSKCGTPLSNFFDVIKQLFSDEKNGQAAQAPSTPAKRSAHGPLGDSAAAGPGGDTEYPMGKDMAKMGPPAARREQP